A single genomic interval of Adhaeribacter pallidiroseus harbors:
- a CDS encoding SDR family oxidoreductase encodes MKMLVTGATGYIGKRLVYYLVSLGHEVYGTVRDRNRFAVPESMQPHIHILEADFLNAASLAELPTDFDIAFYLIHSMSTSYRHFNDLEAKTAQNFSEYLKTTACRQIIYLGGIANDAELSRHLNSRKHVEEILTTANIPVTVLRAAIIIGSGSASFEIIRDLVEKLPVMIAPKWLQSRCQPIGIRNVMEYLVGVIDKPETYNKVFDIGGAEILTYKQMLAIFAEVRGLKRWIISVPVLSPKLSSYWLYFVTATSFALARSLVDSMKNEVVCRNLGITDLVPLPLMSYKESVELAFARIAQNEVASSWKDSFSNSESPLRVTEFIQVPEEGCFKDRRDFVFTRSPEAVVNNIFRIGGLQGWYYLDGLWRLRGFIDKLFGGVGLRRGRTNFATLNPGDALDFWRVLHADKKEKRLLLYAEMKLPGEAWLEFKILKKEEQNHLVQTATFRPKGLMGRLYWYSVLPFHYFIFNGMARNLIHYGE; translated from the coding sequence ATGAAAATGTTGGTAACCGGTGCCACGGGCTACATTGGCAAACGATTAGTGTATTACCTGGTAAGTCTGGGCCACGAGGTATACGGCACCGTGCGCGACCGCAACCGCTTTGCGGTGCCGGAAAGCATGCAGCCCCACATTCATATACTGGAAGCTGATTTTCTGAATGCCGCCAGTTTAGCGGAGTTACCTACCGATTTTGACATTGCTTTTTACCTCATCCATTCCATGAGTACCTCGTACCGGCACTTTAATGATCTGGAAGCAAAAACAGCACAAAATTTTAGCGAATATTTAAAAACCACTGCTTGCCGGCAAATTATTTACCTGGGTGGCATTGCCAACGACGCTGAATTATCCCGTCACTTAAATTCGCGCAAGCACGTCGAAGAAATTCTGACTACCGCTAACATACCGGTTACGGTGCTGCGGGCCGCTATTATTATTGGTTCCGGCAGTGCTTCGTTCGAGATCATCCGGGATTTAGTCGAAAAACTACCCGTTATGATTGCCCCAAAGTGGCTCCAGTCGCGGTGCCAGCCCATCGGCATCCGCAACGTAATGGAGTATTTGGTAGGCGTAATAGATAAACCGGAAACGTACAATAAAGTATTTGATATTGGCGGCGCGGAGATTTTAACGTACAAGCAGATGCTGGCTATTTTTGCCGAAGTGCGGGGATTAAAACGCTGGATTATTTCGGTACCGGTACTTTCGCCCAAGTTATCGTCGTACTGGCTTTATTTTGTTACCGCCACTTCTTTTGCTCTAGCGCGCAGCCTGGTGGACTCTATGAAAAACGAAGTTGTTTGCCGCAACCTGGGCATTACCGATTTAGTGCCGTTACCACTCATGAGTTATAAAGAATCGGTGGAACTGGCCTTTGCCCGCATTGCGCAAAACGAGGTAGCCTCCAGTTGGAAAGATTCTTTTTCGAATAGCGAAAGTCCCTTACGAGTTACCGAGTTTATTCAGGTGCCCGAAGAAGGCTGCTTTAAAGACCGCCGCGACTTTGTTTTTACCCGCTCTCCCGAGGCGGTGGTGAATAATATTTTTCGGATTGGGGGCCTGCAAGGCTGGTATTACCTGGATGGCTTATGGCGGTTGCGGGGTTTTATCGATAAGCTTTTTGGCGGCGTAGGTTTGCGGCGGGGCCGCACCAACTTTGCTACTTTAAACCCTGGCGATGCGCTTGATTTCTGGCGCGTGCTGCACGCCGACAAAAAAGAAAAACGCTTGCTGCTGTACGCCGAAATGAAATTGCCTGGCGAAGCCTGGCTCGAATTTAAAATTTTAAAAAAAGAAGAACAAAACCACTTAGTACAAACCGCTACTTTCCGCCCGAAAGGTTTGATGGGGCGCTTGTATTGGTATTCGGTTTTACCTTTCCATTATTTTATTTTCAACGGCATGGCCCGCAATCTGATTCATTACGGGGAGTAA
- a CDS encoding DUF2167 domain-containing protein, producing the protein MQTFLLRKVWVFLVLFLPTKLWAQTVDSAALEREQIEKSFTYQTGTLTLGDNLAKLQVPKGYKFLNAQQSQYVINQLWGNPPDSSTLGMLFPEQDSPLTENSYAVHISYSEEGYIKDDDAQDLDYADLLKEMQQDTRDYNQERVLAGYPAVELVGWASAPFYDVANHKLHWAKELTFGEEEESTLNYNVRVLGRKGYLLLNVIAPMQVLPSVKKNIPSILMAVNFTEGNQYTDFNPDMDEVAKYGIGGLIAGKVLAKAGFFVLLLKFWKVVAAAAMGVFYYLKKKLSGKEETQPELVLANETTIDSSPPVQ; encoded by the coding sequence ATGCAAACATTTCTACTTCGTAAGGTTTGGGTATTTTTGGTGCTCTTTTTACCAACTAAATTATGGGCGCAAACCGTAGATTCTGCCGCTTTAGAACGTGAGCAAATCGAAAAGTCTTTTACGTACCAAACAGGTACCCTTACATTAGGCGACAATCTGGCCAAACTACAGGTACCTAAAGGTTATAAATTTTTAAATGCCCAGCAGAGCCAGTACGTTATTAATCAGCTCTGGGGAAATCCACCGGATAGTTCTACTTTAGGAATGCTGTTCCCCGAGCAAGATTCACCGCTTACCGAAAACTCCTATGCCGTTCATATTAGCTACTCCGAAGAAGGTTACATTAAAGATGATGATGCGCAGGATTTAGATTACGCGGATTTGCTCAAAGAAATGCAGCAAGATACCCGCGATTACAACCAAGAACGGGTGTTGGCTGGCTATCCGGCCGTAGAATTAGTGGGTTGGGCCAGTGCCCCTTTTTACGATGTCGCCAATCATAAGCTGCATTGGGCCAAAGAACTTACATTTGGCGAAGAAGAGGAGAGTACTTTAAATTATAACGTGCGGGTATTAGGCCGCAAAGGTTATTTACTACTAAATGTAATTGCCCCGATGCAGGTGTTACCTTCCGTTAAAAAGAATATTCCGAGTATATTAATGGCCGTAAATTTTACGGAAGGCAATCAATATACCGACTTTAACCCGGATATGGACGAAGTAGCCAAGTACGGTATTGGTGGCTTAATTGCGGGTAAAGTTTTGGCAAAGGCCGGTTTTTTTGTATTACTTTTAAAATTTTGGAAGGTAGTGGCTGCCGCGGCTATGGGCGTTTTTTATTATC
- a CDS encoding OmpA family protein encodes MVELKPVMMKSSLFVFFSILSWLPSYAQHNLYKWQVKGYTGIAHYFNTNQKTIDYLQPDDNMWYRLEIGHSLGKTFGLAASASMGNIRGLAPLGGYFTTEARMTSLRLYFYTDNGWLLKESSLVAPYFFGGYGLSSLQDAPRHDQYQQALPFGLGFKFRVADRWQIDFQTEAVYHTTESENDLFPQQNKYNNSFLHTGVSLAYNFGFKPSSFKASRFYSNITPSITPSTAPGTTAVPIAPGTLPITDSLYQTPDTTIAKLNTRSTTLASPESRAVTPRMVVIRDTVLVKENNYSSVSDTLSATAFRKQIVDSMATVNNNQNKTRESVISQDAELTAAQRKAIRDREKALAEYDQRTRRANALRQSQIARTPEPLRPTSVYRPPATTRVYQPTPRVYSSRSTPVIPVTPSATVLLDNDRRNLEEVNRKNLQLRYAYDSLNTLNSRDTTLSTQLRQQNRAFNSLDNRLRRYMQDQANLNDSLRQRLNFYEGALARTPQATSLAPPVTSLPVNETAFDTTVFFNKNSSQILSLNFNNLLGCAAYLKANPEQRLQLTGYADRSGKPEYNLLLSRKRVEAVSNFLQYRGIAKERIFMQYFGEANSKDPLVPLDRKVILNIID; translated from the coding sequence ATGGTTGAACTTAAACCGGTAATGATGAAAAGCTCCCTCTTTGTATTTTTTTCCATTTTGAGCTGGTTACCTAGTTACGCCCAGCACAACCTGTATAAGTGGCAGGTAAAAGGCTATACGGGTATCGCGCATTATTTTAACACCAACCAAAAAACGATTGATTACCTGCAACCCGATGATAATATGTGGTACCGCCTGGAAATTGGCCACAGTTTAGGTAAAACGTTTGGGCTGGCGGCCAGTGCTTCCATGGGTAATATCAGGGGTTTGGCCCCACTGGGCGGCTATTTTACCACGGAAGCGCGCATGACCTCGTTACGACTTTATTTTTACACCGATAATGGTTGGTTGTTAAAAGAATCATCGTTGGTAGCGCCTTACTTTTTTGGCGGATATGGCTTAAGTTCCCTGCAAGATGCTCCCCGCCACGATCAATACCAGCAAGCGCTACCATTTGGTTTGGGTTTTAAATTTCGGGTAGCCGATAGATGGCAAATAGATTTTCAGACCGAAGCGGTTTATCATACTACTGAATCGGAGAACGACCTGTTTCCCCAGCAGAATAAATACAATAATAGTTTTCTGCATACAGGTGTGTCTTTGGCGTATAATTTTGGCTTTAAGCCTTCCAGTTTCAAGGCTTCTCGGTTTTACTCTAATATAACCCCATCTATAACCCCATCAACCGCTCCGGGAACAACTGCTGTACCCATCGCTCCCGGTACACTCCCAATAACGGATTCGCTGTATCAAACACCCGATACTACTATTGCTAAGCTAAATACCCGGTCTACTACTTTAGCTTCGCCCGAGTCCCGGGCAGTAACGCCCAGAATGGTGGTAATACGCGATACGGTTTTGGTGAAAGAGAATAACTATTCCTCGGTATCAGATACTCTAAGCGCTACGGCATTTAGAAAACAAATTGTGGATAGTATGGCTACCGTAAACAATAATCAAAATAAGACTCGTGAAAGTGTTATAAGCCAAGATGCTGAACTAACGGCCGCGCAAAGAAAGGCGATCCGGGATCGGGAAAAAGCTTTGGCCGAGTATGATCAGCGTACCCGACGGGCAAACGCTCTTCGACAATCCCAAATTGCCCGCACTCCCGAACCATTAAGGCCAACCTCTGTTTATCGGCCCCCCGCTACTACCCGCGTTTACCAACCAACTCCCCGGGTATATTCGAGTAGATCAACTCCGGTGATTCCGGTTACTCCAAGTGCTACCGTACTGCTGGATAATGATCGAAGAAACCTGGAAGAAGTAAACCGCAAAAACCTGCAATTGCGTTATGCTTACGACTCCTTAAATACCTTAAATAGCCGCGATACCACCTTGAGCACGCAGTTAAGACAACAAAATAGAGCTTTTAATAGCCTGGATAACAGGTTAAGGCGGTACATGCAAGACCAGGCTAATTTAAACGATAGCTTGCGGCAAAGATTAAATTTTTATGAAGGAGCGTTAGCCCGCACGCCACAGGCTACCTCTTTAGCGCCACCAGTTACCTCTTTACCAGTTAATGAAACTGCATTTGATACTACGGTTTTCTTCAATAAAAACAGTTCGCAAATTCTGTCCTTAAATTTTAATAATTTATTGGGGTGCGCCGCTTATTTGAAAGCCAATCCGGAGCAAAGACTACAACTTACCGGCTATGCCGATCGCTCGGGTAAACCGGAGTATAATTTATTGTTAAGCCGGAAAAGAGTAGAAGCCGTTTCAAATTTTCTGCAATACCGGGGGATAGCCAAAGAACGTATATTCATGCAATATTTTGGCGAAGCTAATTCCAAGGACCCATTGGTTCCTCTGGATAGAAAAGTAATATTGAATATTATCGATTAG
- a CDS encoding porin family protein, giving the protein MFSNYFFKKLPGLGLVVCLLLGAGQVKAQEDNPGPRFGIKGGVNFSQLYVDQPEAEDENIKVGVNLGVFAKVPITSFLAIQPELLYTSAGSKITYGGSTFENVFGIEPGEVRFNLNYIQVPIALAVNIGPLNVHAGPYLAYLASANIKDMKKSDLNTNEFKELDRDDFNTFDYGAVIGVGFDVGNLTLGARYNYGLREVGNTRLAGELTKDSKNSVAQIYIGIGL; this is encoded by the coding sequence ATGTTTAGCAATTATTTTTTTAAAAAATTACCAGGATTAGGATTGGTTGTTTGCTTATTACTGGGAGCTGGTCAGGTAAAAGCCCAAGAAGACAATCCGGGACCTAGATTTGGTATTAAGGGAGGCGTAAACTTTTCGCAACTCTATGTAGACCAACCTGAAGCCGAAGACGAAAACATAAAAGTGGGTGTGAACCTAGGTGTTTTTGCGAAAGTGCCGATTACTAGTTTTCTGGCTATTCAACCCGAGTTACTTTATACCAGCGCGGGTTCCAAGATTACTTACGGTGGTTCTACTTTCGAAAATGTATTTGGTATTGAGCCCGGTGAAGTGCGGTTCAATTTAAACTACATTCAGGTGCCTATTGCTCTTGCAGTTAATATCGGTCCATTAAACGTGCATGCAGGTCCTTATTTGGCTTACTTGGCATCGGCTAATATTAAAGACATGAAAAAGTCTGATTTAAATACGAATGAATTTAAAGAGCTAGACCGGGATGATTTTAACACTTTTGATTACGGAGCGGTAATTGGTGTTGGATTTGATGTGGGTAATCTTACCCTGGGGGCTCGTTATAATTACGGCTTGCGCGAAGTAGGTAATACTCGTTTAGCTGGTGAATTAACCAAAGATTCCAAGAACTCCGTGGCCCAGATTTATATCGGCATTGGCCTCTAG